CCATCCCATCGCCCAGTTGGCGAGCGGCTGCAATGTCGGCGGTGATTCCCGGGTCCGGGCAGTACTCTGACGGCAACTATTTGCGGGCAGGTGCATTTTTCGTTACTGCCGTGGTTGCATTCGCCAGCTATCAATCGAATGAGAATAAAGTGGTTGACCGAATTCACGAGGCACAAATCGCTGAAACTCAATATCGTCGCTCGCTATCACAAGAATCGGCGAAAAAATGGAGCACAACGGCCGATACTCGTTGGCGTTCAGCTGAGGAAGCGGCTCGCATGCGCGACCAATGGGCGACAATTGTTGCAGTCGTATGGACTTCTTCTGCGTTGGAACGGTTAATTTTCCCGACGAAAGTATTGCAACCGGTTCCTGTTGGCTCCGGCGCTGGAGTCAAATTATCATGGACATTACCCGGAGGAAACGGGTGATGCAACGAATCTTTTGGTTGTTTCTTGTAACGATCTTCGCAGTCTCATGTACTAAACTTCCCGGGAAACCGAAACGCGAGAATCCGTTTGAACAGGGCAATCAAAATCCCTTTACCTTAACGGTTGCGCTCGAACGGGGCGGCGCTGCTCTTCGTTGGAATCGCTTAAATCTTGACATCCGCCGATATGTCATTTATCGCGGCGCGCACCCATCGGTCGATAGTCTACGCCGCATCGCATGGGTGGATCCTGATTCGCTCACTTATCGCGATATGAGTATCAGTGAAGGGTATTCATATTACTATACCTTAGTCGCCGAAAACGAAACCGGTAGTACATTGCTCTCTGCCGATGCCATCATTCGCCTCCGCAATGGTGAAGTCATGGCGATTGATGGCGACAGTACCTTCACAACATTACGGACAGTTGGTGTAACATTACTTTGCTCGCGAGCGCAAAGCGTTTGGCTCGGATCGACACCCAACGATCCGACTGGTAATTGGCGACCGATGCAACACGCTGTTCCCTTCCGGTTGAGCGACGGTCGCGGAATGAAACATGTCTATGCAAGATTTGCTTACATTGACGGCGATACAACTGGTTTCTTGGTCGATTCCGTAGAAACCTTACCGGTCATCGGTTCCGTAATTCCCACCGATACGTTGTTCTATCGAAATACTACTTCAGTTTCTTTCACAGTGTCGGCTACCGGAGCATCGCTGATGCGATTTTCCGAAGATTCACTCTTTACGGGTGTCCCCTTTGTTCCGTATGCGCAAACTTACGAACACTTCTTATCAGAAGCAGATGGTGTGAAACGAGTGTTCATCCAGTTTGACAATGGATTTGAGGAACCTGTTCGATCATTGTCGTCATTTACCTTTGTGTTGGATCGAACGATAGATATTGAAACTGTTACCGAGTCTTCACAAGGCGATACTTTATCGCTGAATCAGACGGTTGCTCTATTAGTATCGACCAATGAGCCATACGGAACGGCGTGGATCAAGATGGTTGACTCGTTGGGAAATCGACGCGATAGTATCGCATTATTCGATGAATTGGCAAACGGTGTTTACACTCTTACTTATCGGGTGAATTTCGGTCGCAACATTTTCTCTGGGAAGGTATACGGCTACTTTCGTGACCGTGCTGGTAATCTTGCCGTCGATTCTGCAAATACTCGAATTATCATCGACCTTGCACAAGATGAGATGATTTACCTTTCTGGTGGCACTTTCCGGATGGGAGATATCAACGGACGTCCCGATGAAACACCCGTTCATACGGTTACGTTAGATCCATACTTAATCGACCGCTTTGAAGTAACCAATAAAACCTTTGCGATCTTTTTATCATCCAGTCCAGACTATGCACAGTTTTGGCAGCCGGGGATGAAGATTATTCAATCGGGTCTTGTTTACACCGCATTTCCCGAGTATCTGTACCATCCGGTGCGTTATGTCTCTTATCCGGCTGCGATGGCGTATGCCGATTGGGTCGGAAAACGCATCCCTACCGAAGCGGAGTGGGAGTTTGCCGCACGCGGTTCTGAAGCTCGAGCATACCCATGGGGTAGTAACAACTGGATCTCGCAACAGGCAAATGCTCGTCCATCCGGTTTGACGCCACGACCAGGATCCCCAATCCGTCCCGATTCGACGACAACCCCTATCGGTTTTTACAACGGAAATGTTAACCAAGGGTATCAGACCGCAATTGGTTACACAGCTGAAGGAATCCATGATTTGAGTGGTAATGTGAGTGAGTGGGTATCCGATTGGTACGATGAAAACTACTATTCCTATTCTCCAACACACAATCCAACCGGTCCAGATTCGATTCGCTTCCGGATGACCCGCGGAGGAAGCTACAACAATACATCGTTTGATGTCCGTGGCGCTGCTCGTTTACCAGTGCTACCCGGTAGTATTTATCCCACCATCGGTTTCCGGTGTGCTTCGTCGAGGTTAGCCCGCTAATGGCATGGGAACTTCGAGAAATTCGGTTATCGGGATTTAAATCGTTTAGTCGTCGTACTCGTGTAGCGATGAGTTCCGGGATGACGGCGATTGTCGGTTCCAATGGTTGCGGAAAAACGAATATCGCCGACGCCGTTCGTTATGCTCTCGGTGAAATGCGTCCCCACCAACTTCGGGTAGAAAATCTCGAAGATATCATCTTTGCGGGGACTGCGGAAGCTCCTCCCCTTGCCGTTGCCGAAGTACATGTTGTATTCGATGAAACAGTCTCCGGTGACAGCCTAACTTTAACTCGCCGCTTGGTTCGTGGCGGCGATGCTGAG
This window of the bacterium genome carries:
- a CDS encoding formylglycine-generating enzyme family protein; the encoded protein is MQRIFWLFLVTIFAVSCTKLPGKPKRENPFEQGNQNPFTLTVALERGGAALRWNRLNLDIRRYVIYRGAHPSVDSLRRIAWVDPDSLTYRDMSISEGYSYYYTLVAENETGSTLLSADAIIRLRNGEVMAIDGDSTFTTLRTVGVTLLCSRAQSVWLGSTPNDPTGNWRPMQHAVPFRLSDGRGMKHVYARFAYIDGDTTGFLVDSVETLPVIGSVIPTDTLFYRNTTSVSFTVSATGASLMRFSEDSLFTGVPFVPYAQTYEHFLSEADGVKRVFIQFDNGFEEPVRSLSSFTFVLDRTIDIETVTESSQGDTLSLNQTVALLVSTNEPYGTAWIKMVDSLGNRRDSIALFDELANGVYTLTYRVNFGRNIFSGKVYGYFRDRAGNLAVDSANTRIIIDLAQDEMIYLSGGTFRMGDINGRPDETPVHTVTLDPYLIDRFEVTNKTFAIFLSSSPDYAQFWQPGMKIIQSGLVYTAFPEYLYHPVRYVSYPAAMAYADWVGKRIPTEAEWEFAARGSEARAYPWGSNNWISQQANARPSGLTPRPGSPIRPDSTTTPIGFYNGNVNQGYQTAIGYTAEGIHDLSGNVSEWVSDWYDENYYSYSPTHNPTGPDSIRFRMTRGGSYNNTSFDVRGAARLPVLPGSIYPTIGFRCASSRLAR
- a CDS encoding DUF5683 domain-containing protein — translated: IPSPSWRAAAMSAVIPGSGQYSDGNYLRAGAFFVTAVVAFASYQSNENKVVDRIHEAQIAETQYRRSLSQESAKKWSTTADTRWRSAEEAARMRDQWATIVAVVWTSSALERLIFPTKVLQPVPVGSGAGVKLSWTLPGGNG